In Lolium rigidum isolate FL_2022 chromosome 3, APGP_CSIRO_Lrig_0.1, whole genome shotgun sequence, the genomic window CAATCCAAGAACTGCAGGAGGATACCAAATTACTAAGTTTGAATGCAAGTCCACAATAATTAAACTTATATAAGAATATAATGAAATGATTGTACACGTCAAGTAAATAACTTACTTATCTCAGGCGCTCGGTAGAAGCGGCTCACAAGAACTGGTGTGATATCATTTCTTCCAGCAGACAAAGCATTACCAAAATCGCATAGTTTCAACAAGCTTTTAGACCCATTTACCTACAAAAATATACAGTTAGAGAAACTTGTGCAGTGAAGCATAGAATTAACACAAAGGGTAATCGATGGCGTGTAAGTCATTTTCAGAATTTCCCTAAAGCTTGAAATAAGCTCTGCAAGTACGACCTATACCAAAGACAATTAAGATACTTGGTAAGAAGGCATACCAGTATATTATCTGGCTTAATATCACAATGGAGGATACTGCAACACTTTAGATGCTTCAGCGCGTTGAAAAGCTGTTTTGAGTACGTCCTCACAGCAGTAAGCTTCAGCCCTATATCGCGACCAAATTTCTTTATAACCTCACGAAGATTCATATGAAGAGATTCAAGAACTAAACAGGGATGATCTCGATACATGAAACTAGAAATAAACCGCACACAGTGTCGTCTGTCTTCAGGATCTGCATTTGACAATTTTTCCAATACAGAAGCTTCCCTCTTACCAGATTTGTACCTGTACGATCAAAATGCAAAATTACAAGGTCAAATGCTATTTTACCATATTGGATATATGGTCTAGAAAGGAGAGAAGTTGTTGTGAACTCAACTTACCTTTCTTTTGTGTCGTCATTGCAGATAATTTTGATAGCAACTTCTTCAGGATCATTTTTCCCAGCTTTTAGATCCTTTGCCTGCACaacagttgagaaaactccctttCCATAGCCTGCTGTAATTCTGTAACGGCCACCTAGCACTTCCCCCAAGTGGTACTCtgtataaaaagaaaaaaatgtaaaCTTGAATAATATAGGAATAACGGAGAAGTAGATACTGAAAAGGTAAGATCAATAGAGCCTTACTGTAATATCCATCCTCATCGTCCCAGTTGTCGCGGAGCCCATTTTTCCTGATATGCATACCATCTAGATTACCCTGCATAACGCAACTATCAATAGGTgagcacaaaaaaaaaatactggtGAAAGCTCTCTGGCAAGAAAATTGAATATAAAATTGCCAATGGATTAGCGAGACTGTTAAGAAAGAGAGAATATAGAAAAATTGTGAAGTAAGAAATAGCACTTCAGTTGAAGAATATTAGAAAACAGAAAGAATAAAGCTTACCGATTTTTGAACTATAATAGGTGATACTCCAAAAATATCACCGCAAAGTATATCTGAAGATCTTCCACTCTGTAAAATTTTACAAGATGTTAAGTGAGAATCCTGGCTGAGAAAATGGCAAGCAAACAAGCAACTGCGAAAAAGGTTATTACCATGGGAATGCTctcttcaaaatctgaaaaacccTTCGTCCTTTGATCACCAGATACTCCCAAGTTGATTGAAATGTTAGGCTGGGTTGGATGATATTTCCTCACAGTGTACGAGTTTCCATTAACGGTCATATTTGATGGCTCGTGATTATTTCCAATCTTTCCCTCAACCATTAAGGTGACTGAATAAGCATCTTTCACTTCAGTAGCAGCAGCATCTCTATCCAGTGATGTTACTTCTACCAACGATAAAGCTTAGATATCAAAATATGAATAACATAGTTTTttcatatcaaaaaaaaaaaaatcacacagAAATATGATTTAGTTTAGTCAAAACAGGGTACCTTTACTATCTAGGCAAGGCACAGGTTCCTGCTGTTGCTTCTGCAACTGGCGTTGCCTGTGTTTCTCCAGAATAGCATCCCTTCCTCCTTAGTTTTTTGAGGATCGTCTTCTTCTTGCTTTGCAAAGTGTTCGAagtcatcttgatcttcctccctGACATCATCACACAACAACTTTAATAAAAAACAAATGAAATGAGGCTATAGAACAAGAGAATATGAGTAACCTTACTTGAATGATTCATTAATGATTTCCTCAGATCTCTTGCTTCTGTGGTTGGCCTCGCTACACTTCTCCCCAGATATTGGCAGGTCTTTGGAATTTCTGAAAAAATCATAGTTAACATGTGTAGAGTCATTTTGCTCATATTTTCCATTTATTTCTCCCGTCTGATGAGAATAATTTTTGTTAGCCCCAAAGTGTCTCATGTCTCCATCACCACTGAGCTTCTCAATTCCATGTATGTTGCCAACCATATCTCTTAATTTACAACTATCATTAGTTTTATCATTTTGCCTTCCATCATCTTTGTGTCTTGTGCTACTACTTCGTCTATCATTTTCCATACTAATCCTTTCCCTTTCCTTGTAGATCCCTCTTCCAGTCGCCCACCTCCTAGCTGAATATCTATCCAGCTCAATACATCTACCATCAGCATTCTCATGTTCAGAACCACCCGTCACAAAACTTCGCAGGCCATTGGCTTCAGATCTAGTTCCTCTGTAAGCATGACTAGACCTCAAGCGATCCATATTATGAGCTTCACTATGTTGTCTTGAGTAAGGATATCTCATATAATGGTCTTCTGTTTGAGAAACTTTAGACCTAGCATGACGTTCATCTCTGCCATTCTGCATCCTGTTACTCTCTTTTCTGGAAACAAGATACCCCTGACATGATCTTGCTTCTGTATCATTCACCTCAGCATTCTTGTGTTCTATTTCCCTCTCACTTCTTGATTGTGGAAATCTTGACATCCTTTCAAAGGGTTCATTACGTTTACTGTATTTCCTGTGACTTGAACCGGTAGTTCCATTTTCAGAATAATACGAGTTCCGTTTATTGGCCGAAACACCATACTTTTCAGATGGATTACTGGCCAGTCGAGAGGCATGCAGCACATTTGCATCAGATTTATCATCACATTCCTACAGTTAAAATGAACTTCAAAGTGAGTTCCTCGAGTAgtagaaaagcaagcatggctaaaAGCCTTTTTGGAAAAAGCATGGGCAGAAAGATAGGAACCACAAGACTATCTAAGAATGCTTCTTCCTAATATGCTGCTAGCACGCCCTGATCTGCATCTCTATGTCAGTACGCTAGGGCCAGTTTATTGTCATTATCAGGTGAAATCTATGCAGCACTGGTAGTCTGGTATCAAACTATCAACAGTAGTTCAGTTATACCCAACCGTTGAAGCTTGTGAtaggaaataaataaataatacaagTTGCATAAATGTAACAATAGAAAAGTACATGCTAACAGGGTAAACAGCTGGTATCTCAAGGGTATGCTATTAATCCTGTTCAGTTAGAATATAATAGGTTATGATTGA contains:
- the LOC124697183 gene encoding serine/threonine-protein kinase prp4-like, coding for MGSQEAPLSRPSASRHRRRPLSDDAEEAFSPKRQKRSLHRHHHSHRHGDRGDRGEAEDGEILDDDDDAAANIRDDIGKAGSVFCGLAPAPECDDKSDANKCSKANHRSKRSEEIIDESFKEEDHDNFEHFAEQEEDDPEKTKEEARKRRDAILEKHRQLQLQKQQQEPVPCLDSKEVTSLDRDAAATEVKDAYSVTLMVEGKIGNNHEPSNMTVNGNSYTVRKYHPTQPNISINLGVSGDQRTKGFSDFEESIPMSGRSSDILCGDIFGVSPIIVQKSGNLDGMHIRKNGLRDNWDDEDGYYKYHLGEVLGGRYRITAGYGKGVFSTVVQAKDLKAGKNDPEEVAIKIICNDDTKERYKSGKREASVLEKLSNADPEDRRHCVRFISSFMYRDHPCLVLESLHMNLREVIKKFGRDIGLKLTAVRTYSKQLFNALKHLKCCSILHCDIKPDNILVNGSKSLLKLCDFGNALSAGRNDITPVLVSRFYRAPEIILGLPYDHALDMWSVGCCLFELYTGKILFPGGTNNGMLWLHMELKGPFPKKMLRKGAFTSQHFDHDLNFYVTDENLMMKKAVNKLLMNFKSKGVGSKISSFPGEDLKLLSRFKDLLEKIFVLDPEKRLTVSQALGHPFITGE